In Urechidicola croceus, a single window of DNA contains:
- a CDS encoding amidohydrolase family protein translates to MTKKIRINGHSHLLPYPEQIPDFMRTNEIFWVDRDRKHMLQKGWKRPVTDSSFFLDEKLEWMERNHIDHAVVLNLSQLYGNALTYDLMKEALRFQNNFNAEVQANHPDKFTCGFVVQPAFVKGALWEIERCVEELNLKVLCLPTHYMDTTGTWKVVFDEVNEPIFELANKYKLAIEIHPYDGNKMIKLEDKNWRFHLIWMLAQCGDAYHFYSINGYPEKFPNIRTCFAHGGQLAQMNLGRRIQGFDGRPDLFEGKVHPRKSVGHKNIYFDTLVHDTDAFKLMVQRNGTDQIIMGLDDPYPLGEMESDKQSSYPGKILDLTLERNIINQQQYDEIWNNNVLNWLFGENDKAKKDLIDKIRIKV, encoded by the coding sequence ATGACAAAAAAAATTAGAATTAACGGACATTCTCATTTGCTACCATATCCAGAACAAATACCAGATTTCATGCGTACCAATGAAATTTTTTGGGTGGATAGAGATAGAAAGCATATGCTACAAAAAGGATGGAAACGCCCTGTTACCGATTCTAGTTTTTTTCTTGATGAAAAATTGGAATGGATGGAACGAAATCATATTGATCATGCGGTTGTGTTGAATTTATCACAATTGTATGGGAATGCATTGACTTATGATTTAATGAAAGAAGCATTACGATTTCAGAATAATTTTAATGCAGAGGTTCAAGCCAATCATCCTGATAAATTTACGTGTGGATTTGTTGTTCAGCCAGCATTTGTAAAAGGAGCATTGTGGGAAATTGAACGTTGTGTTGAAGAACTAAATTTAAAAGTATTGTGTTTGCCTACTCATTATATGGATACAACTGGAACTTGGAAAGTAGTTTTTGATGAGGTAAATGAGCCAATATTTGAATTGGCCAATAAGTATAAGTTAGCAATTGAGATTCATCCATATGATGGTAATAAAATGATTAAATTGGAAGATAAGAATTGGCGATTTCATCTAATTTGGATGTTGGCTCAATGCGGTGATGCTTATCATTTTTATTCAATTAATGGATATCCTGAAAAGTTTCCAAACATAAGAACTTGTTTTGCACATGGAGGTCAATTAGCACAAATGAATTTAGGGAGAAGAATACAAGGTTTTGATGGTAGACCTGATTTATTTGAAGGTAAAGTACATCCAAGAAAATCTGTAGGGCATAAAAATATTTATTTTGACACACTAGTTCATGATACAGATGCTTTTAAGTTGATGGTTCAAAGGAATGGTACAGATCAAATCATTATGGGATTGGATGATCCTTATCCTCTTGGTGAGATGGAAAGTGACAAGCAATCATCCTATCCAGGGAAAATACTGGATTTAACTTTAGAGCGGAATATAATTAACCAACAACAATATGACGAGATATGGAATAACAATGTATTAAATTGGTTATTTGGTGAAAATGACAAAGCAAAAAAAGATTTAATAGATAAAATTAGAATTAAAGTATAA
- the lpxK gene encoding tetraacyldisaccharide 4'-kinase has translation MSKVRKILYPISILYGEITKARNKMFDKGVLKSIKFEIPVIVVGNLSVGGTGKTPQIEYLIRLLKDQYRVAVLSRGYKRKSKGFIIASNKETAHTIGDEPFQYYKKFDDIIVAVDADRVNGIQQLKKIENPPEVILLDDAFQHRKVAAGFNILLTSYNDLYVDDSMLPSGNLREKIEGANRAQVIIVTKCPKKLDEREQYQIAAKLEPTLYQTVFFSTIEYDEVVKSNSSEMHIDELKDYEILLITGIANPKPLCSFLKSKKLKFEHLEFPDHHNFTKKDFLDIRKKINKFNSTKKLILTTEKDFVRLNENIDASYIEIRTKFLNHAQDFQKLIQNYVGESTRNS, from the coding sequence ATGAGTAAAGTCCGCAAAATATTATATCCAATTTCAATTTTATATGGTGAAATAACAAAAGCCAGAAATAAAATGTTTGATAAAGGCGTTTTGAAATCAATAAAATTCGAAATTCCAGTTATAGTAGTTGGTAATTTAAGCGTTGGAGGGACAGGTAAAACTCCTCAAATTGAGTATTTGATTAGATTATTAAAAGATCAATATAGAGTTGCGGTTTTAAGTAGAGGTTATAAGCGAAAGTCAAAAGGTTTTATAATTGCAAGTAATAAGGAAACTGCTCATACTATTGGAGATGAGCCCTTTCAGTATTATAAAAAATTTGATGACATTATTGTAGCTGTAGATGCCGATAGGGTTAATGGAATTCAGCAATTAAAAAAAATAGAAAACCCTCCTGAAGTTATTTTATTAGATGATGCTTTTCAACATCGGAAAGTAGCTGCTGGATTTAATATTTTATTGACATCTTATAATGATTTATATGTAGATGACTCAATGCTCCCTTCGGGTAATTTAAGAGAGAAAATCGAAGGAGCAAATAGAGCTCAAGTAATTATTGTTACTAAATGTCCAAAGAAACTAGATGAAAGAGAACAGTATCAAATTGCTGCAAAATTAGAACCTACTTTATATCAAACAGTTTTTTTCTCTACAATTGAATATGATGAAGTTGTTAAAAGTAATTCTAGCGAAATGCATATAGATGAATTAAAAGATTATGAGATTTTATTGATTACAGGAATAGCAAATCCAAAACCGTTATGCAGTTTCTTAAAGTCTAAAAAACTTAAATTTGAGCATCTTGAGTTTCCAGATCATCATAATTTTACAAAAAAAGATTTTTTAGATATAAGAAAAAAAATTAATAAATTTAATTCAACTAAAAAGTTAATTTTAACGACTGAAAAAGATTTTGTTAGATTAAATGAAAATATTGATGCAAGTTATATTGAGATAAGGACAAAATTTTTAAATCACGCTCAAGATTTTCAAAAACTTATACAAAACTATGTGGGAGAAAGTACAAGAAACAGTTAA
- a CDS encoding FAD-dependent oxidoreductase, producing MNKKENILIIGAGLSGSLLALRLAQRGYIVNLRESRPDLRITDISAGRSINLALSNRGINALKMVGILDKVLPLCIPMNGRMIHSVEEETFLSNYSGREGEYINSISREDLNTLLLNEADKFENISITFNNKCKKVDLENNIATFWDYKSESEEKVEATIIFGADGAGSSLRKSMFLKREMLFSYSQQYLKHGYKELSIPPSNNGNFRTFKNALHIWPRGSYMLIALPNLDGSFTVTLFLSHEEEEYNFKDLDSKEKLSTFFRNQFPDAFKLMPNLVEEFFDNPVGNLGTIKCEPWNYKGKTLLIGDAAHAIVPFYGQGMNASFEDVFILDTFIEKYKGDWSKIFFEYEKERKKDTDAIGDLAIENFYEMRDHVANHIFKEKRKIELVLEQKFSYFSKYSMVTFNENISYSDASIIGNAQDKALLNLIADGKLEGLNSEQIFAKVKQETLDIIDDDKVAKTMHH from the coding sequence ATGAATAAAAAAGAAAACATATTAATAATAGGTGCAGGACTTAGTGGCTCACTTTTGGCTTTAAGACTAGCTCAAAGAGGTTATATAGTTAATTTGAGAGAAAGTAGACCAGACCTTAGAATTACAGATATTAGTGCTGGTCGTTCAATAAATTTAGCATTATCTAATAGAGGAATAAATGCGTTGAAAATGGTTGGTATTTTAGATAAAGTATTGCCATTATGTATTCCTATGAATGGACGTATGATTCATTCCGTTGAGGAAGAAACTTTTTTATCAAATTATAGTGGAAGAGAAGGGGAGTATATAAATTCTATCTCTAGGGAAGATCTAAATACGCTTTTATTGAATGAAGCGGATAAATTTGAAAATATTTCTATCACATTTAACAATAAATGTAAGAAAGTTGATTTAGAAAATAACATTGCAACTTTTTGGGATTATAAATCTGAAAGTGAAGAAAAAGTTGAAGCAACCATTATTTTTGGAGCAGATGGAGCAGGATCATCACTTCGTAAAAGTATGTTCTTGAAACGTGAGATGCTTTTTAGTTATTCGCAACAATATTTAAAACATGGTTATAAGGAATTATCTATTCCGCCAAGTAATAATGGAAATTTTAGAACTTTTAAAAATGCCTTGCACATTTGGCCAAGAGGAAGTTATATGTTAATCGCGTTGCCAAATTTAGATGGTAGTTTTACCGTAACCTTGTTTTTATCTCATGAGGAAGAAGAATATAATTTTAAGGATTTAGATTCAAAAGAAAAACTTTCTACTTTTTTTAGAAACCAATTCCCTGATGCTTTTAAATTAATGCCTAATTTAGTAGAGGAGTTCTTTGATAACCCTGTAGGTAATTTAGGTACTATAAAATGCGAACCTTGGAATTATAAAGGAAAAACATTGTTGATTGGAGACGCAGCTCACGCTATTGTTCCGTTTTATGGACAAGGTATGAACGCTTCATTTGAAGATGTATTTATATTAGATACTTTTATTGAAAAATACAAAGGAGATTGGTCAAAAATATTTTTTGAATATGAAAAAGAACGTAAAAAAGATACAGATGCTATTGGAGATTTGGCGATTGAAAATTTTTACGAAATGCGTGATCATGTTGCAAATCATATTTTCAAAGAAAAGAGAAAGATTGAGTTGGTTTTAGAACAAAAATTCAGTTATTTTTCAAAATATTCAATGGTAACTTTTAATGAAAACATATCTTATTCTGACGCTAGTATAATTGGAAATGCTCAAGATAAAGCGTTATTAAATTTAATTGCAGATGGTAAATTGGAAGGATTAAATTCAGAACAGATATTCGCTAAAGTAAAACAAGAAACATTAGATATAATTGATGATGATAAAGTTGCAAAAACGATGCATCATTAG
- a CDS encoding OmpA family protein: MKKLLLPCALLAFAFTVSAQDLPENPEPGKCYVRCKTPEVWKTEEVTIQVAPAYKKISTKPAQYKKETERVLVKEASQRLEVVPAVYETQDVVVVTREASQRLEKVPSSVETVTETIVTKEASQRLEVVPAKYETQNVVVEVQPASYRLEIVPAKYETQEVVVVTKEPSHSLSVVPGTYGKETISYHKSDKGSSLSVIPASFTTDTEVVEVKAASAEWQMSERAPDCQSSDPNDCRYWCFKEIPAQYQTVTKTVLANDARVSTTPGCSGANGGGEGCADGTYSRVTVATPPTTRQVDIPQQTTVVKKTVMVTPPTTRQVAIPAVTKTIKKTVMVTPPTTRVIDIPQETTTVKKTIITPESTRVVTIPQETKTIKKTVMVTPPSTRVIDIPAEYSTVSKTILASDATTEEVTVPAQFKTVSKEILVSKGGLTTWKEVECEIVNYSPLPINWNTGSSTLTTGAKQIIDARLLPILKDGVAVEIASHTDSRGSTSSNQALSERRAQSVVNYLISKGINSSKLVANGFGENKLTNRCSDGVSCTENEHAKNRRTEFRVISQ; encoded by the coding sequence ATGAAAAAATTATTATTGCCATGTGCCTTATTGGCGTTTGCATTTACTGTATCTGCTCAGGATTTACCAGAAAACCCTGAACCAGGAAAATGCTACGTTCGTTGTAAAACTCCTGAGGTATGGAAAACAGAAGAAGTAACTATTCAAGTTGCTCCTGCTTACAAAAAAATCTCAACAAAACCAGCACAGTACAAAAAAGAAACAGAAAGAGTACTAGTTAAAGAAGCTAGTCAAAGACTTGAAGTAGTACCAGCAGTTTATGAAACTCAAGATGTAGTAGTAGTAACTCGAGAAGCAAGTCAAAGACTTGAAAAAGTACCATCTTCAGTAGAAACTGTTACAGAAACAATTGTAACAAAAGAAGCAAGTCAAAGACTTGAGGTAGTACCTGCAAAATATGAAACTCAAAATGTTGTTGTTGAAGTTCAACCTGCTAGTTACAGACTAGAAATAGTTCCTGCAAAATATGAAACTCAAGAAGTTGTTGTAGTAACTAAAGAGCCTAGTCATAGCCTTTCAGTAGTTCCTGGAACTTATGGAAAAGAAACTATTTCTTACCATAAAAGCGATAAAGGTTCTTCATTAAGTGTTATTCCTGCATCTTTTACAACTGACACAGAAGTTGTTGAAGTAAAAGCTGCTTCAGCTGAATGGCAAATGAGTGAAAGAGCTCCTGACTGTCAATCTAGCGACCCTAATGATTGTAGATACTGGTGTTTTAAGGAAATTCCTGCTCAATACCAAACTGTTACAAAAACAGTTTTAGCTAATGATGCTAGAGTTAGTACAACTCCTGGTTGTTCTGGTGCTAATGGTGGTGGTGAAGGATGTGCTGACGGAACTTACTCAAGAGTAACTGTTGCAACTCCTCCAACTACAAGACAAGTTGATATTCCTCAACAAACAACTGTAGTTAAGAAAACTGTAATGGTAACTCCTCCTACAACAAGACAAGTTGCTATACCTGCAGTTACAAAAACTATCAAGAAAACTGTAATGGTAACTCCTCCTACAACAAGAGTTATTGATATTCCACAGGAAACTACAACTGTAAAAAAGACTATCATTACTCCTGAATCAACTAGAGTTGTTACTATTCCACAGGAAACAAAAACAATCAAGAAAACTGTAATGGTAACTCCTCCTTCAACAAGAGTTATTGATATTCCTGCAGAATACTCTACAGTATCTAAAACTATTTTAGCAAGTGATGCAACTACTGAAGAAGTAACTGTACCTGCACAATTTAAAACTGTGTCTAAAGAAATTTTGGTTTCGAAAGGTGGTTTAACTACTTGGAAAGAAGTTGAGTGTGAAATTGTAAACTACAGTCCACTTCCTATAAACTGGAATACTGGAAGTTCTACATTAACTACTGGTGCTAAGCAAATTATTGATGCTCGTTTATTGCCAATCTTAAAAGATGGTGTAGCTGTAGAAATTGCTTCTCATACTGATTCAAGAGGTTCAACTTCAAGTAACCAAGCGTTATCTGAAAGAAGAGCTCAATCTGTAGTGAATTATTTAATTTCAAAAGGTATCAACTCAAGTAAATTAGTTGCCAACGGATTTGGAGAAAATAAATTAACTAATAGATGTTCTGATGGTGTTTCTTGTACTGAGAACGAACATGCAAAAAACAGAAGAACTGAATTTAGAGTTATTAGTCAATAA
- a CDS encoding zinc ribbon domain-containing protein produces the protein MAKKKEVTVEEKLRALYDLQLIDSRIDQIQNVRGELPLEIEDLEDEVAGLNTRISNLEEDVANLETDIKAKKNGIVESGELVKKYTEQQKNVRNNREFDSLSKEIEFQGLEVELAEKRIKEFKAKIEQKKEVIIQNKEKLAMQSEHLKHKKAELDDIMNDTAKEEKLLHKKSEEFGAVIEEHLFNAYKRIRTNVNNGLAVVAVERGASGGSYFTIPPQRQVEIANRKKIITDEHSGRILVDAQLAAEEQEKIEKLFS, from the coding sequence ATGGCAAAGAAAAAAGAAGTAACTGTTGAGGAAAAATTAAGAGCTCTTTATGACTTACAATTAATTGATTCAAGAATTGATCAAATTCAAAACGTAAGAGGCGAACTTCCTTTAGAGATTGAAGACTTAGAAGATGAAGTTGCTGGATTAAACACAAGAATTTCTAATCTTGAAGAAGATGTTGCTAATCTTGAAACAGATATTAAAGCAAAAAAGAATGGAATTGTTGAATCAGGTGAATTGGTAAAAAAATACACTGAACAACAAAAAAATGTTCGTAATAATAGAGAATTTGATTCACTATCTAAAGAGATTGAATTTCAAGGACTTGAAGTTGAATTGGCTGAAAAAAGAATCAAAGAGTTCAAAGCTAAAATTGAACAAAAGAAAGAAGTGATAATTCAAAACAAAGAAAAGTTAGCTATGCAAAGTGAACACTTAAAGCATAAAAAAGCAGAACTTGATGATATTATGAATGACACAGCAAAAGAGGAAAAATTACTGCATAAAAAATCAGAAGAATTTGGTGCTGTAATAGAAGAACACTTATTTAATGCATACAAAAGAATTCGAACTAATGTAAATAATGGATTAGCAGTTGTAGCTGTTGAAAGAGGTGCGTCTGGAGGTTCTTATTTTACAATTCCACCACAAAGACAAGTTGAAATTGCTAACCGTAAAAAAATTATTACAGATGAGCATAGTGGAAGAATTTTAGTTGATGCTCAATTAGCTGCCGAAGAACAAGAAAAAATCGAAAAATTATTCTCATAA
- a CDS encoding 3-hydroxyanthranilate 3,4-dioxygenase, whose protein sequence is MSKLVTPINFKKWIDENRHLLKPPVGNKCVWDNGEYIVMVVGGPNSRKDYHYNETPEFFYQLEGDMILKIFADDKQQDIHINEGDIYLLPAGIPHSPQRKANTVGLVIEYPRNKKMKDACIWYCENCDHKLYKKKFKLKDIEVDLPVIFDIFYNDEEKRTCKNCGTVMQPPK, encoded by the coding sequence ATGTCTAAATTAGTAACACCAATAAATTTTAAAAAGTGGATTGATGAGAACCGTCATCTGTTGAAACCACCAGTTGGAAACAAATGTGTTTGGGACAATGGAGAATATATTGTGATGGTAGTAGGAGGGCCAAATAGTCGAAAAGATTATCATTATAATGAAACTCCCGAATTTTTTTATCAGTTAGAAGGTGATATGATTCTTAAGATTTTTGCTGATGATAAACAGCAAGATATACATATCAATGAAGGAGATATTTATTTACTACCAGCAGGAATTCCGCATTCGCCACAACGAAAAGCCAATACTGTTGGTTTGGTTATTGAATATCCGCGAAATAAAAAAATGAAAGATGCATGTATCTGGTATTGTGAAAATTGTGATCATAAATTATATAAGAAAAAATTTAAATTAAAAGATATCGAAGTCGATTTGCCAGTAATATTTGATATATTTTATAATGATGAAGAGAAGAGAACATGTAAAAATTGTGGAACTGTAATGCAACCACCAAAATAA
- the kynU gene encoding kynureninase has product MVNKTVLEHAQFLDKNDELASYRELFHIPKDKNGNNWIYLCGNSLGLQPKSVKKYINQELEDWKNLGVEGHFEAKKPWMPYHEFLTESMAKVVGAKPIEVVVMNTLTTNLHLAMVSFYKPTKKKFKIVIESDAFPSDRYAVESQLKFHGFDPVNGLIEWKPRVGEELLRIDDLRQIIADQGDEIALLMIGGVNYYTGQFFDLKKIAALGHSINAKVGIDLAHGVGNIQPNLHDANVDFAVWCTYKYLNSGPGSLGGLFIHEKYANDITLNRFTGWWGHNKNTRFNMRHDFDPIPGAEGWQLSNPPILSMAAINASLDIFNEVGMDKLREKSIKLTGYLEFLLSQFGEDIIRIITPKNPEKRGCQLSIQVINADKSLHRKLMDAHVICDWREPDVIRVAPIPLYNSFEDVFNMVEVLKGILNE; this is encoded by the coding sequence ATGGTAAATAAAACAGTTTTAGAGCACGCACAATTTCTTGATAAAAATGACGAATTAGCGTCGTATCGAGAGTTATTTCATATTCCGAAAGATAAAAATGGAAATAATTGGATTTATCTCTGTGGAAATTCTCTTGGACTACAACCAAAATCTGTAAAAAAATACATCAATCAAGAATTAGAAGATTGGAAAAATTTAGGTGTTGAAGGTCATTTTGAAGCCAAAAAACCTTGGATGCCATATCACGAATTTTTGACCGAATCTATGGCAAAAGTTGTTGGAGCAAAGCCAATTGAAGTTGTGGTAATGAATACTTTGACAACCAATTTACATTTGGCAATGGTTTCTTTTTATAAACCAACAAAAAAGAAGTTCAAGATAGTAATTGAAAGTGATGCTTTTCCTTCAGATAGGTATGCAGTGGAATCTCAACTCAAATTTCATGGATTCGATCCAGTTAATGGTTTAATTGAGTGGAAACCAAGAGTAGGAGAAGAGTTATTACGAATAGATGATTTGAGGCAAATTATTGCGGATCAAGGTGATGAGATTGCTTTATTGATGATTGGCGGCGTAAATTATTATACAGGTCAGTTTTTTGACTTAAAAAAAATAGCAGCACTTGGTCATAGTATAAATGCTAAAGTTGGAATTGATTTGGCTCACGGAGTTGGAAATATTCAACCAAATTTACATGATGCTAACGTAGACTTTGCAGTTTGGTGTACTTATAAATATTTGAATTCTGGCCCAGGAAGTTTAGGGGGATTATTCATTCATGAAAAATATGCAAATGATATCACTTTAAACCGATTTACTGGTTGGTGGGGACACAATAAAAATACGCGTTTTAATATGCGCCATGATTTTGACCCAATTCCTGGAGCAGAAGGTTGGCAATTGAGTAATCCGCCAATATTATCAATGGCAGCAATAAATGCCTCTTTGGATATTTTTAACGAAGTGGGAATGGATAAACTAAGAGAAAAGTCAATTAAACTGACAGGATATTTAGAGTTCTTACTATCACAATTTGGAGAAGATATTATTAGGATAATTACACCAAAAAATCCAGAAAAAAGAGGTTGTCAATTGTCTATTCAAGTTATAAATGCAGATAAAAGTTTGCATAGAAAATTGATGGATGCTCACGTAATTTGTGATTGGAGAGAACCAGACGTAATTCGTGTTGCGCCAATACCATTATATAATTCGTTTGAAGATGTATTTAATATGGTTGAGGTTTTAAAAGGTATTTTAAATGAATAA
- a CDS encoding thioredoxin family protein — translation MKKRILFLFIFVGFSAVLFSQETHDGWQNDYDEAVKIAKNEKKPILIFFTGSDWCGPCKMLMSDFFQSSKFKSIAAENFVLYEADFPKNTDLLTPQKRKKNYYLGGLYDVKSYPTIVIIDSDGTQLGRRKGYNLMRDSSYHFKLIEQTLSKI, via the coding sequence ATGAAGAAAAGAATTTTGTTCCTGTTTATTTTTGTTGGGTTTTCTGCGGTTTTATTTTCGCAAGAAACTCACGATGGTTGGCAGAATGATTATGATGAGGCAGTGAAAATTGCAAAGAATGAAAAGAAGCCTATATTGATTTTTTTTACAGGTTCTGACTGGTGTGGACCTTGTAAAATGTTAATGTCAGATTTTTTTCAGTCAAGTAAATTTAAAAGTATAGCAGCAGAAAATTTTGTTTTATATGAAGCAGATTTCCCAAAAAATACTGATTTATTAACACCTCAAAAACGTAAAAAAAATTATTACCTAGGAGGGTTGTATGATGTAAAATCGTATCCTACAATTGTAATTATCGATTCTGACGGCACTCAATTGGGTAGGAGAAAAGGGTATAATTTAATGAGAGATTCAAGTTATCATTTTAAACTCATTGAACAAACATTAAGTAAAATTTAA
- a CDS encoding Nif3-like dinuclear metal center hexameric protein — protein sequence MTIRDITNCIEEIAPLSYAEDFDNVGLLIGNYNANVTGVLVTLDTLEFIVDEAIEKNCNLIVSFHPIIFSGLKKINGNNYVERVVLKAIQNNIAIYSMHTALDNSFFGVNAKICDVLGIQNRQVLIPKKDNIRKLTTYVPIRDAEKLRSSLFKVGAGNIGNYDSCSFNVDGYGTYKGNEDSNPTIGKKGSLHTESETFISVIFEKHLESKILKTLFKSHPYEEVAYDIVSLENSNQKVGMGMIGELKNVVEEAHFLNQLKKIMNTSCIRHSKLRGKLIKKVAVLGGSGSFAIGNAIRSNADIYITSDIKYHEFYKAENQLIIADIGHYESEQFTKNLLVDYLTKKIPNFAIILSEKNTNPIYYI from the coding sequence ATGACCATAAGAGATATCACCAATTGTATTGAAGAAATAGCACCTTTAAGTTATGCTGAAGACTTTGACAATGTTGGGTTGTTAATAGGAAATTACAACGCCAATGTTACAGGAGTTCTAGTTACTTTAGATACTTTGGAATTTATAGTTGACGAAGCCATAGAAAAAAACTGTAATTTAATTGTTAGTTTTCATCCTATAATATTCTCAGGGTTAAAAAAAATAAATGGCAACAATTATGTTGAAAGAGTTGTTTTAAAAGCAATTCAAAATAATATTGCTATATACTCAATGCATACAGCTCTTGACAATTCTTTTTTTGGTGTAAATGCAAAAATATGTGATGTATTAGGCATACAAAACAGACAAGTATTAATCCCTAAAAAAGATAATATTAGAAAATTAACTACATATGTACCAATTAGAGATGCTGAAAAATTAAGATCTTCACTTTTTAAAGTTGGTGCTGGAAATATTGGAAATTATGATTCTTGTAGTTTTAATGTGGATGGTTATGGCACATACAAAGGAAATGAGGATTCTAATCCTACAATTGGAAAAAAAGGTAGTCTTCATACTGAAAGTGAAACTTTTATCAGTGTAATTTTTGAAAAGCATTTAGAATCTAAAATTTTAAAAACACTTTTTAAAAGTCACCCATATGAAGAAGTAGCATACGACATCGTTTCACTTGAAAATAGCAATCAAAAAGTTGGAATGGGAATGATTGGTGAGTTAAAAAACGTCGTAGAAGAAGCTCATTTTTTAAACCAATTAAAAAAAATAATGAATACTAGCTGTATTCGTCATTCAAAACTAAGAGGTAAACTAATAAAAAAAGTCGCTGTTCTTGGTGGTTCTGGCAGTTTTGCTATTGGAAATGCAATTCGTTCAAATGCTGATATTTATATCACTTCCGACATTAAATATCATGAGTTTTACAAAGCTGAAAATCAACTTATAATTGCAGATATTGGTCATTACGAAAGTGAACAATTCACAAAAAACCTTTTAGTTGATTATCTTACAAAAAAAATTCCTAATTTTGCAATCATTTTATCAGAGAAAAATACAAATCCAATTTATTACATATAA
- a CDS encoding purine-nucleoside phosphorylase, with protein MWEKVQETVNFLKKRGFQTPDYGIVLGTGLGNFSNEIDVKVRISYEDIPNFPKSTVKGHKGEFIYGKLEGKSVVAMSGRFHFYEGYSAKELTFPIRVIKFLGANNLIVSNAVGGVNPKYKVGDIMIIKDHINMLPDHPLRGFNDERFGPRFVDMHEPYSIEMMEFMESIALKNKIFLHKGIYLVLQGPTFETPAEYKMVSLMGADVVGMSTVPEIIVARHMNMVCLGLSVITDLGVEGRIEEVSHEEVQRVAKIAEKKLGVLVKQFIENY; from the coding sequence ATGTGGGAGAAAGTACAAGAAACAGTTAATTTTTTAAAAAAAAGAGGCTTTCAAACTCCTGATTATGGAATTGTATTGGGAACAGGTTTGGGCAATTTTTCAAATGAAATAGATGTTAAAGTCAGGATTTCTTATGAAGATATACCAAATTTTCCAAAATCTACTGTTAAAGGTCACAAAGGAGAGTTTATTTATGGAAAGTTAGAAGGGAAAAGTGTGGTTGCAATGAGTGGACGATTTCATTTTTATGAGGGTTATTCTGCAAAAGAGCTAACCTTTCCAATTCGTGTTATAAAATTTTTAGGAGCTAATAATTTAATTGTGTCAAATGCTGTTGGAGGTGTAAATCCAAAATATAAAGTTGGTGATATTATGATAATTAAAGATCATATTAACATGTTGCCAGATCATCCATTAAGAGGTTTTAATGATGAAAGATTTGGACCGAGATTTGTAGATATGCATGAGCCTTATAGTATTGAAATGATGGAATTTATGGAGAGCATTGCTTTAAAAAATAAAATTTTTTTACATAAAGGAATTTATTTAGTTTTGCAAGGTCCAACTTTCGAAACTCCAGCGGAATATAAAATGGTAAGTTTGATGGGTGCTGATGTCGTTGGTATGTCTACAGTACCTGAAATTATAGTTGCTAGGCATATGAATATGGTATGTTTGGGTTTGTCTGTAATAACCGATTTGGGTGTAGAAGGAAGAATAGAAGAAGTGTCACATGAAGAAGTTCAGCGAGTGGCAAAGATTGCTGAAAAGAAATTAGGAGTTTTAGTTAAGCAATTTATTGAGAATTATTGA